In Legionella spiritensis, the following proteins share a genomic window:
- a CDS encoding type VI secretion protein IcmF/TssM N-terminal domain-containing protein — translation MRTFGTILFWIITTLVSTASSLLMTNVYNFPMWMSPFIFIIVFLFISLIYFSIRGVVSWLGKPKSAKKTPEKAEISNSGLNAVYKNVITYIRDNQIAGGKKHFINLPWVIYFGQNHDGSEETLHLHTHFTIGDCDDQSLQRNRAHILDYMVLWSVDPELLDKGCSKTLDKQWCDFFRKAKKIKKNSGTIQQIIVELPARLLYKGDKKEVTNYARMLRDRIDQIANFTGFRQQVVFILSNAQDLQGFKEFSELLSDPLKNQAFGYMVSYPITQSASIEPMEYLVDRTHEIIDILSFQQNIEVDVLKFPLELQALYENYHLFTSTFFASSVYSESPLLRGLYLTGRNEQETIFTYDLIDKIFVNLIKPQQPLKSAVLKKRRQYWYKLGIWYFIASCFAAYFIYMYVQTIRELTTLVKMLPRKPVYSQQLERNLVQFSAYHKTMLGLEEFREKWTIRTLPFKGGLDKLYDFYSNNFVLQFNKYAINILDARINRLLQRVNLLTQVQKAYIVENLVSRVNILDARMSDVSREDMADLLKPEIRYLGYSALPQRLLRSFGSLYKDYVAWNKDIKKIRLQRGKLLQWLEDSKLLNSDLHWLIEWGNTQEEIQDYTLNDYWPGSIRAFTPIIRPGYTEPGARAILELVNAIQTATPVYIDISKQKYQFDVWYSENRINTWTDFALQFNKGFDTLSYQYEWDKTFTNMMTDQGPYNALMLDISAQFQTPMAITIPRWIELAKRFATVISSEDHDKVSESKLTEQLNDMINTLAKKPSDFKADKTSHTPAEKLLFKNQVSAVKTYITYHGLLQKLYEKPYFRSQDAYIAAKNLFDSQSGTDSNVSKIMQAYQALINMKRILDHYDTLDDANAFWNIMRGPLDYYITYTNRYASCYIQQQWIEQVYLKSISLVPGEELNAFLFDKEGAIWQFNKKYMSSFVHQVGNNFIPKFVLNHKIPIKNVYFSILNLGNRLNYESNMVTLEKNKIENSLPINLSIKSRPTGVNKDAKLLPYRTLLTINCANEVVTLENYNYPSDVTIKNLKFDTCGETSIEIFFPATTLKVDYPGKLGFFRFMDEFDQGGKYFPASYFPDNEKFLKQNNVKTIHLIYAFIGVDGLMKNVKEYFAVLKADEMRKSQLNKKIGVPRVITQCWEHDDNG, via the coding sequence ATGAGAACATTTGGCACCATTTTATTCTGGATCATCACGACACTTGTCAGCACGGCATCGTCTCTTCTCATGACCAATGTCTACAACTTTCCCATGTGGATGTCCCCTTTCATTTTTATTATTGTTTTTTTATTTATTTCTTTAATATATTTTTCCATCAGAGGAGTCGTATCCTGGCTTGGTAAACCAAAATCCGCAAAAAAAACGCCGGAAAAAGCGGAAATCAGCAACAGCGGATTGAATGCGGTCTATAAAAACGTCATCACCTATATCAGGGATAATCAAATTGCCGGAGGAAAGAAACATTTTATTAATTTGCCCTGGGTGATTTATTTTGGCCAGAATCACGACGGAAGTGAAGAAACGTTGCACTTGCACACGCATTTCACTATCGGAGATTGCGACGATCAATCGTTGCAGAGAAATCGAGCCCATATCCTTGATTATATGGTTTTATGGTCAGTCGATCCCGAACTATTGGATAAGGGATGCTCTAAAACCCTGGATAAACAATGGTGTGATTTTTTCAGGAAAGCTAAAAAAATCAAAAAAAACAGCGGCACCATTCAACAAATCATTGTGGAACTGCCCGCCCGGTTACTATATAAAGGCGACAAGAAAGAAGTCACCAATTACGCGAGGATGTTAAGGGATCGTATCGATCAAATCGCCAATTTTACCGGCTTTCGTCAGCAGGTTGTTTTTATACTATCTAACGCCCAGGATTTACAGGGATTTAAAGAGTTTTCCGAATTATTATCCGACCCATTAAAAAATCAGGCTTTCGGGTACATGGTCTCCTACCCCATCACCCAATCCGCATCCATTGAACCCATGGAATATCTGGTCGATCGCACCCACGAAATCATCGATATCCTGTCGTTTCAACAAAATATCGAAGTGGACGTGTTGAAATTCCCCCTGGAACTGCAAGCGCTTTATGAAAATTATCATTTATTCACAAGCACGTTCTTCGCCAGTTCGGTTTACAGTGAATCGCCGTTATTACGGGGTTTGTATTTAACCGGCAGAAACGAACAGGAAACCATTTTTACCTATGATCTCATTGATAAAATTTTTGTAAACCTAATCAAGCCGCAGCAACCTCTGAAATCAGCCGTCCTTAAAAAACGCAGACAATACTGGTATAAACTGGGGATCTGGTACTTTATCGCCTCCTGTTTTGCCGCCTATTTCATTTATATGTACGTTCAGACCATTCGGGAACTGACGACGCTTGTAAAAATGCTGCCGCGAAAACCCGTCTATAGCCAGCAACTGGAAAGAAATCTGGTGCAATTCAGCGCTTACCACAAAACCATGCTGGGGCTGGAAGAATTCAGAGAAAAATGGACTATTCGCACTTTGCCTTTCAAAGGCGGACTGGACAAATTATATGATTTTTACAGCAATAATTTTGTCCTGCAATTTAATAAATACGCCATTAATATTCTGGATGCGCGAATCAACAGATTATTGCAAAGAGTGAATCTTTTAACCCAGGTTCAAAAAGCCTACATCGTGGAAAATCTGGTAAGCCGGGTCAATATTCTGGATGCCCGGATGAGCGATGTGAGTCGCGAAGATATGGCCGATTTGCTAAAACCCGAAATCCGCTATCTCGGCTATAGCGCACTGCCGCAACGATTGTTACGATCGTTTGGTAGTCTGTATAAGGATTATGTCGCCTGGAATAAAGATATCAAAAAAATCCGCCTGCAGCGCGGCAAATTACTGCAATGGCTGGAAGATTCCAAGCTGCTCAACTCTGACCTGCACTGGTTGATAGAATGGGGGAATACGCAGGAAGAGATTCAGGATTATACACTGAATGACTACTGGCCCGGCAGTATCCGGGCTTTCACACCGATTATCCGCCCCGGCTATACGGAACCTGGCGCCCGAGCCATTTTGGAACTGGTCAACGCCATTCAAACGGCAACCCCGGTCTACATTGATATTTCAAAACAAAAATATCAATTTGATGTCTGGTATTCGGAAAACCGAATCAATACGTGGACGGATTTCGCCCTGCAGTTTAATAAAGGGTTTGACACCCTCTCCTATCAGTATGAATGGGATAAAACGTTCACCAATATGATGACGGATCAAGGACCCTATAACGCGTTAATGCTCGATATCAGTGCCCAGTTTCAAACACCGATGGCCATCACGATTCCGCGCTGGATTGAATTGGCGAAACGCTTCGCCACGGTTATCAGCAGTGAGGATCACGATAAGGTTAGCGAGTCAAAGCTAACGGAACAGCTCAATGATATGATCAATACCCTGGCCAAAAAACCGTCCGATTTTAAAGCGGACAAGACGTCCCATACCCCGGCAGAAAAATTGTTGTTTAAAAACCAGGTCAGTGCGGTTAAAACCTATATCACCTATCACGGCCTTCTGCAAAAATTGTACGAAAAACCCTATTTTCGTTCCCAGGACGCCTATATCGCCGCAAAAAATCTTTTTGACAGCCAGTCGGGAACCGACAGCAACGTCTCAAAAATTATGCAAGCCTATCAGGCACTGATTAACATGAAGCGTATTCTGGATCATTACGATACGCTGGATGATGCCAACGCGTTCTGGAACATCATGAGAGGCCCGCTGGATTATTACATCACTTACACCAATCGCTACGCGTCCTGTTACATTCAGCAACAATGGATTGAACAGGTTTATCTGAAATCGATCTCCCTCGTACCGGGTGAAGAGTTAAACGCCTTTCTTTTCGACAAGGAAGGAGCAATCTGGCAATTCAACAAAAAATACATGTCTTCCTTCGTTCATCAAGTCGGTAATAATTTTATTCCCAAATTTGTTCTCAACCATAAAATTCCGATTAAAAATGTCTATTTTTCAATACTGAATCTGGGCAATCGCCTGAACTACGAAAGCAATATGGTCACGTTGGAAAAGAACAAGATAGAAAACAGTCTGCCGATTAATTTAAGCATCAAATCCAGACCAACGGGGGTCAACAAAGACGCCAAATTGCTTCCCTACCGCACCTTGCTGACCATCAACTGTGCGAATGAAGTAGTGACTCTGGAGAACTATAATTACCCTTCCGATGTCACCATTAAAAATTTAAAGTTTGATACCTGTGGAGAAACAAGCATCGAAATATTTTTCCCTGCCACCACATTAAAAGTGGACTACCCGGGAAAATTGGGATTTTTCAGATTCATGGACGAGTTCGATCAGGGCGGTAAATATTTCCCGGCCAGTTATTTTCCTGATAACGAAAAATTTTTAAAACAGAATAATGTCAAAACCATTCATCTCATTTACGCGTTTATCGGAGTGGACGGTCTGATGAAAAATGTTAAGGAGTATTTCGCGGTACTGAAAGCAGACGAGATGAGAAAATCTCAACTGAACAAGAAGATAGGCGTACCCAGAGTAATAACACAATGCTGGGAGCATGACGATAATGGCTGA
- a CDS encoding TssA family type VI secretion system protein, translating to MTIMADIAYIAKLGKKAIPGEHPSGYDCHAMPGYQFIRNEIGKLTDVAQVTEIDWEQIINESVAILQFRSKDILVACYLAYALVRQYGCDGLQTGSLLIYNLLYYYFDGLYPQNKPKTLGNAISWYFEHGYKYLQHQEFDYSDTRNIKRTMANLEAIYNITRSHKLDISCHEKFQQQLKTLSGEQQPEEPENTPEAKKTESLPAPSIPEASESQVGQQQGFTILLQSARHLLETSVTDPYAYYLNRIASWGMISTIPVIEEGNTLVAPPDSFNMERIKLPNQNPVALIRLIEEILPQEPFWFDLQIMALDLLQKAGEDFQPCHDVVKQEFFHLLHRFPGMELLTFNDGTPFLNEKHAITLTNLKATKLINAAERISDLTTQQQDQLRNIKQVISNLPRKNYARELNQLDLINKEAISDKVKLIAYISICEELLQRSNYDILKPYLGFMLDIIKTHQLNTWDPCIALEALVVLYRGLKAMPGAPIASEQDLVFSMITKIDMNIAFELSQSY from the coding sequence ATGACGATAATGGCTGATATCGCCTACATTGCCAAACTTGGAAAAAAAGCGATACCAGGGGAACACCCGAGTGGTTATGATTGTCATGCGATGCCCGGTTATCAGTTCATCAGAAATGAAATTGGCAAACTCACCGACGTTGCCCAGGTCACGGAAATTGACTGGGAACAAATAATCAATGAAAGTGTTGCTATATTACAATTTCGCTCAAAAGATATCCTTGTAGCCTGTTATCTGGCTTATGCTCTGGTCAGACAATATGGCTGCGATGGTTTACAGACTGGCAGCTTGTTAATTTACAATTTATTGTATTATTACTTTGATGGGTTATACCCTCAAAACAAACCCAAAACGCTCGGCAATGCTATCAGCTGGTATTTTGAACACGGCTATAAATACCTGCAACATCAGGAGTTTGATTATTCCGATACAAGAAACATTAAAAGAACCATGGCGAATCTTGAAGCCATTTACAACATTACCCGTTCCCATAAACTGGATATTTCCTGCCACGAAAAATTTCAGCAACAATTAAAAACCCTGTCAGGCGAACAACAACCCGAGGAACCGGAAAATACACCCGAGGCGAAAAAAACGGAATCCTTACCAGCCCCGTCCATCCCTGAAGCGAGCGAGAGCCAGGTTGGGCAACAACAAGGCTTCACTATTTTGTTGCAATCGGCGAGACACTTACTGGAAACCAGCGTAACCGATCCCTACGCCTATTACCTGAACAGAATAGCCAGCTGGGGAATGATTTCCACCATTCCGGTTATAGAGGAGGGAAACACCCTTGTAGCACCCCCTGACTCCTTTAATATGGAGCGTATCAAATTACCGAATCAAAATCCCGTTGCATTAATCCGTCTGATTGAGGAAATATTACCTCAGGAACCATTTTGGTTTGATTTACAAATTATGGCGCTTGATTTGCTGCAAAAAGCGGGGGAAGATTTTCAACCTTGCCATGACGTGGTCAAACAGGAATTTTTTCACCTGCTACATCGTTTTCCCGGTATGGAATTATTAACTTTCAACGATGGCACACCATTCCTCAATGAAAAACATGCCATTACATTGACAAATCTGAAAGCGACCAAATTAATCAACGCCGCCGAACGCATTTCAGATTTAACCACCCAACAACAAGATCAATTACGAAACATCAAACAGGTTATTTCCAATCTGCCCCGGAAAAATTATGCGCGGGAATTAAACCAACTGGATTTAATCAACAAGGAAGCCATTTCCGATAAGGTAAAATTAATAGCCTATATATCCATCTGCGAAGAATTATTACAACGCAGCAATTACGACATATTAAAACCTTATCTGGGATTTATGCTGGATATCATTAAAACACATCAATTAAACACCTGGGATCCTTGTATAGCACTGGAAGCATTGGTCGTCTTGTACCGGGGATTAAAAGCCATGCCCGGCGCTCCGATCGCTTCAGAGCAGGATTTGGTCTTCAGTATGATTACCAAAATAGACATGAACATAGCATTTGAACTATCACAGTCCTATTAG
- a CDS encoding DUF2207 domain-containing protein, whose product MFKTGMAILFFVVSCLAHSEAPVINQYDATITIRKNAEIIVREVIDVTTDGVRIKRGIYRDFPTRYKTPEGYDFDIGFRLLDVRRDGKSEPYRVVNRSNGVRIYIGSSDTFITPGRYQYQIMYSVNRALGFFANHDELYWNVTGNQWAFPIQSATALVVLPEQVKIEKAMVYTGPPGARSHNAEISYPQNNEVLFTTTKPLPAGHGLTVVAGWPKGIIIEPDWYKKINYFLEDNSQLAFMALCYVLLLVFYGVAWFYLGRDPDSKTVIPLFEPPQDFSPQSLRYIKKMGYDNKIFTAAIVNMAVKKYLTIEEKKDDEYVLRKTGADESLLTEPEKAISKELFKYSGKMVITQENHSRISEAIDQFKKALKTAYRDKYFVTNTPVVILGFIISIISFVPVFYHNISLLFPVGFIAFFALIFIKVVHDVFLYMKRSSFIIKGIASVVAAIFLIVMFRSFFSSEMMDGEVAICVAVAIFIATNAVFMYLIKRPTALGAEVIQQARGFEMFLKATEEDRLNFRNPPDRTPELFERYLPFALALGLEQVWSSQFAGILAQYKYQPSWYVGSHYHDFSPTSFSNTIGSSLNSAIASSSVAPGSSSGFSGGGSSGGGGGGGGGGGW is encoded by the coding sequence ATGTTCAAAACAGGGATGGCGATCCTTTTTTTTGTAGTATCCTGCCTGGCCCACTCCGAGGCGCCTGTTATTAACCAATACGATGCGACCATCACCATTCGTAAAAACGCTGAAATTATTGTCAGGGAAGTGATTGATGTAACAACCGACGGCGTGCGGATTAAACGGGGCATTTATCGTGATTTTCCCACGCGATACAAAACACCGGAAGGTTATGATTTTGACATCGGTTTTCGGTTGCTCGATGTTCGCCGTGATGGCAAATCCGAGCCGTATCGGGTTGTTAACAGGAGTAATGGTGTTCGGATTTATATTGGCAGTTCCGATACATTCATTACGCCCGGCAGGTATCAATACCAGATTATGTATTCGGTCAATCGAGCGCTGGGCTTTTTCGCCAATCATGATGAGCTGTACTGGAATGTCACAGGTAATCAATGGGCATTCCCAATACAATCCGCAACCGCTCTGGTGGTACTGCCTGAGCAGGTAAAGATCGAAAAAGCAATGGTCTACACCGGACCACCCGGTGCACGCAGCCATAATGCGGAGATTTCTTACCCGCAAAATAATGAAGTGCTTTTCACGACCACAAAACCTTTGCCAGCCGGACATGGCTTGACTGTTGTGGCAGGCTGGCCAAAAGGCATCATTATCGAGCCGGACTGGTATAAAAAAATCAATTATTTTCTGGAGGATAACAGCCAACTGGCATTCATGGCGTTGTGCTATGTCCTTCTTCTCGTGTTCTACGGCGTGGCCTGGTTTTATCTGGGACGGGATCCGGATAGCAAAACAGTGATTCCATTGTTTGAACCGCCACAGGATTTTTCGCCGCAGTCACTTCGATATATTAAAAAAATGGGTTATGACAATAAAATATTTACGGCGGCCATCGTGAACATGGCGGTTAAAAAATATTTGACTATCGAAGAAAAAAAGGATGACGAATACGTCTTGAGAAAAACAGGTGCTGATGAATCGTTGTTGACGGAACCTGAAAAAGCAATCAGCAAGGAATTGTTCAAGTATTCCGGGAAGATGGTCATTACCCAGGAAAATCACAGCAGAATTTCTGAAGCTATCGATCAATTCAAGAAGGCGTTAAAGACCGCGTATCGCGACAAATATTTCGTGACCAATACACCGGTGGTGATTCTGGGATTTATTATTTCAATCATTAGTTTTGTACCCGTTTTTTATCATAATATTTCCTTGTTATTTCCGGTTGGTTTTATAGCTTTTTTCGCGTTAATTTTTATTAAAGTCGTCCATGATGTTTTTTTATATATGAAACGCAGCAGTTTTATTATAAAAGGAATCGCATCTGTCGTAGCAGCCATCTTCCTGATAGTAATGTTCCGTTCTTTCTTTTCCTCGGAGATGATGGATGGGGAAGTTGCCATTTGCGTGGCGGTGGCGATATTTATCGCAACCAACGCGGTGTTTATGTATTTAATCAAAAGACCTACCGCGTTAGGAGCCGAGGTGATTCAGCAGGCCAGGGGATTCGAGATGTTTTTAAAGGCCACGGAAGAAGATCGGTTAAATTTCAGAAATCCGCCGGACAGAACACCGGAGTTGTTTGAACGTTATTTGCCGTTCGCATTGGCTCTTGGCCTGGAACAGGTATGGTCTTCGCAATTTGCTGGTATTTTAGCGCAATACAAATACCAGCCGTCCTGGTACGTGGGAAGTCATTACCATGATTTTTCTCCAACGTCCTTTTCTAACACCATAGGAAGTTCATTAAACAGCGCCATTGCTTCATCCAGCGTTGCCCCCGGCTCCAGTTCAGGATTTAGTGGTGGTGGTTCCAGCGGAGGTGGTGGCGGCGGTGGTGGCGGAGGAGGTTGGTAA
- a CDS encoding LemA family protein yields the protein MAIIIFVLIVALLLWVVYIYNTLVKQRNQVREGWSGIDVQLKRRHNLIPNLVESVKAYAGHESSVFEEVAEIRSKIGQVKDIAEQGKLETQLSLGLGKLIAIAENYPDLKASENFMQLQQELSNIEDQIQLARRYYNGTARDYNTTIESFPQILIANFFKFEPFDYFEIDNDKEREVPKVDFSKQTQQ from the coding sequence ATGGCAATTATCATTTTTGTCCTTATCGTAGCGTTATTGTTATGGGTCGTGTACATCTATAATACACTGGTTAAGCAAAGAAACCAGGTTCGGGAAGGATGGAGCGGGATCGATGTGCAATTGAAACGACGCCATAATTTGATTCCCAATCTGGTAGAGTCGGTCAAGGCTTATGCGGGACATGAATCAAGCGTTTTTGAGGAAGTCGCTGAAATAAGGTCAAAAATAGGGCAGGTGAAAGACATTGCCGAGCAGGGAAAACTTGAAACCCAATTGTCTTTAGGTCTTGGTAAGTTAATTGCGATAGCTGAAAATTATCCGGATCTTAAAGCCAGTGAAAACTTCATGCAATTACAGCAGGAATTGAGCAATATCGAAGATCAAATTCAGTTGGCTCGACGTTATTATAATGGAACCGCTCGCGACTATAACACAACCATTGAAAGTTTTCCCCAGATTTTAATTGCGAATTTCTTTAAGTTCGAGCCGTTTGACTATTTTGAAATTGACAATGACAAGGAACGGGAAGTGCCCAAGGTGGATTTCAGCAAACAAACCCAACAATAA
- a CDS encoding bifunctional alpha/beta hydrolase/OsmC family protein: MKQNIEFESQGVTLRGVLELPESDCVSYALFAHCFTCGKDISAASRIARALVEHGIGVLRFDFTGLGNSEGDFANSNFSSNVQDLIAAADFLREKYAAPKLLIGHSLGGTAIVLAAQQIREAVAVVTIGAPSTPEHVQHHFGLSLDQIEQKGLARVTLGIREFTIKKQFLDDIRQYKETIQDKTHNALLIMHSPLDAVVPIQEAEKIYRIAKHPKSFISLDTADHLLSNKEDAQYAATVIAAWAERYMKNAQKQANPGLAKGHVLVSENDHRFLQTVSSDDHTWLADEPAKVGGTNKGPDPYEHLLAALGACTSMTLRMYADRKKWPLDNVTVELQHSREHSKDCEHCLDASSQIDHIQRTIRLEGELSQEQIERLTEIANLCPVHKTLHGVIVDTSVE; the protein is encoded by the coding sequence ATGAAACAGAATATAGAGTTTGAAAGTCAGGGCGTAACCTTACGCGGTGTGCTGGAATTACCGGAATCGGATTGTGTTTCATACGCGTTATTCGCCCATTGCTTTACTTGTGGAAAAGATATCTCCGCGGCTTCACGAATAGCCCGGGCACTGGTGGAGCACGGTATTGGGGTATTACGGTTTGATTTTACCGGTCTCGGCAACAGCGAGGGTGATTTTGCCAATTCCAATTTTTCCTCCAATGTCCAGGATTTGATTGCTGCGGCCGATTTTCTCAGGGAAAAGTACGCCGCGCCAAAACTTCTGATAGGACACAGTCTCGGTGGAACAGCCATCGTTCTGGCCGCACAGCAAATCAGGGAAGCGGTCGCCGTGGTCACCATTGGTGCGCCGTCTACTCCCGAACACGTACAACATCACTTTGGTCTGTCGCTTGACCAGATTGAACAGAAAGGTCTCGCTCGGGTAACATTGGGAATACGTGAATTCACTATTAAAAAACAATTTCTGGACGATATCCGCCAATACAAGGAAACGATACAGGACAAAACACATAATGCTTTACTCATTATGCACTCCCCCCTTGATGCCGTTGTACCCATCCAGGAGGCGGAAAAAATTTATCGCATAGCCAAACATCCCAAAAGCTTTATCAGCCTTGATACGGCGGATCATCTTCTAAGCAATAAAGAGGATGCTCAATACGCGGCCACAGTCATCGCAGCCTGGGCAGAGCGTTATATGAAAAACGCGCAAAAGCAGGCAAACCCCGGGTTGGCCAAAGGGCATGTGCTGGTCAGCGAGAATGATCACCGCTTTTTACAAACCGTATCCAGTGATGATCATACCTGGCTGGCCGACGAACCAGCCAAGGTCGGCGGAACAAATAAAGGGCCGGATCCCTATGAGCATTTACTCGCGGCTCTTGGTGCGTGTACCTCAATGACGTTACGCATGTACGCCGACAGAAAAAAATGGCCGCTTGACAACGTGACGGTTGAGCTACAACACTCCAGGGAACACTCAAAGGATTGCGAACATTGCCTGGATGCGTCCAGCCAGATAGATCATATCCAAAGAACCATACGTCTGGAGGGGGAACTGTCGCAAGAACAGATTGAACGTCTCACCGAAATCGCCAATTTGTGTCCTGTTCATAAAACGCTTCACGGGGTTATTGTCGATACCAGTGTGGAATAA